The segment GATCTAAAGCTCAGTGAACTCAGGGAGTGTATGTTGCTGTTAGCATGACATCACAGGAGCTCAGCCAGAGCGCCCAACCCTGAGCGAAGAGCGTCCGACCAAACCAACTGTTGGTTCCGGCACTCCCGGCACCGCTTTTCTGCAGAGCTGGTCCAGCTCTTTGTTTCCTGACCCTGATCAGCGTACTGGAAAAGCTTTTTGTCTGCGCCCTCTGGATGATAAGCCCAGTGTAGCCCACTGACTATGTGGCTAACTTTGGAGTAAGCTCTATCAGGGCTTAGCCTCCTGTAATCCAGGTTTAGAGAGACCAGCAGCAATGCAGTATTTATATCCACTTTTCACTGTTTAGGGCGGCAGGACGACGAGGCTGCTAGCTGCTGTGGTATTTGTTGATTTCTACTCAGGCAGTATTATGACTACATGTGtttaacagagagagagtgggctGTGGAGAGGGggagttttaatcttttaaatgtaaaaaaaaaaaaatcatcacaatTTCTCAGAGACCAAAGTGGATCCACAGgtctgaatttttattttttatttttttaaaccttatttttggggggcttttccACCTTTTATTTTAGAGAGGACAGTGGGTAGTGTGGGAAACTGGGAGAGTGACATGTGGGAAAAAGGCCACAGGCTGGAGTCGAACCCTGgggcacgcaacttaaccattaggccaagtccgCCCCCCCTAGTTTGTACTTTTCTGGTTCTTTTgggttttttaaagttatatttttgggtatttttgcctcttaatggataggacagctgaagagagacaagaaatgtgaggcgtaaagagagagggaggacatgcagtaaatggaccaggctggaatcaaacctgcgacctctgcaacgagaactatagcctctgcgtatggggcacacgcttagaccgctagatcAACGGCTCCCAAGTTTGCACCTTTCTAAACTCCAAAAGACTCTTGATCAAACAAACCAAATGAATTCATGAATTGATTCATGAATGCTGCGTGTGTTctccacacaaagacacactctgTAGGGTAACTCTTATCTCTTGATGTCACGGTGTGTAACTTTGAGAAAACCTGTTTCTGTATCTGTACGATcacatttttttgcactggcaacAACAAAAATCTGACCTAGTTCATAAGAAGTTGAGATTTCAGAGTGAATATGCAGCTCTTTGAAATTTGGAACCAGTCAGTGTGATGGACCTTTGGGTTTGTTGTCTGGAGGGATGGgccatgatttttgaatattcaaatattcgttcactttctATAAATCGAAGAGTATCTGGGAATATCttcttgttttaaaagtaacaatTTTCATTGTtcttaccggtgcctggttgtaatcaagcggcaacctccggtctaaaaatatgagcccaATGCGGAattgttaaaactgcagttcatcaaggatccgcttgaggctggccctgaaagtaccggaaaccacatacacaccaattcaaaaatgatgatctctgcagcagaaataaacatgtttacagcctggttcaaaagacaagtgtagtctggatagctcatttctcgatcagcacacactgtacggggggtgaatttttctctaacgctgcaatttcaaagatattaagattactaatcttccaatgagaggcacagcacacagattgacaggtgggaacactgtagctgttggcgaggaggctcaaagcccacctctttacatcacaatcgctcgacagcagcaatatggctgccaccgacgattggccttggatactacgtccatattttatacggtctatgcTACATACGTATTTCCAGAGGCCGAGAAAGGCTGTAAAATGTAGACCACGCAGAAACACCACCACAAAGATCAAACAGACGccgtcagtgcccgctactagctgCATGACTGTTGGTTAacatgactgccacacaaacaggccatTAACGGGACGGGTCTCTGTGCGggcgattattcgaataatcgtcaaATAGATGACGATGATTATCAAACAATATATTGGCTTGAATTCCCATCACTGTCTGTTTTGTAAGAAATCATTAAAGGATGATTTGAAGACACCACAAATTAATTTGGTCACATTTCTGTTTAATGAACCTCGAGCTTTATGTTCACATGGAAACAGTTTCCTCACTCTCCAGCAGCTGTTTCCTTCCTGCTTGTTGTAATCGATGTCTCCgtgcttctctgcttttataaaagacaagatcagcttctttttcTGAAGTGGCGTGCGAGTTATGTAACAAACACACGCAGAGATAGAAGAACATTATATGCGGCTTAATAGTCGGCATAACTAATGTGAAAGTGGGGATAGTTTCAGTCTGTGTCCCTCTGGAGAATCTTGTTTTAGCATCATGACTAACTCTGATCTGAGTTTTAAAAGGCAGCTGATATCGTCTCTGAATCTGCTTCCAGGGTTTGCCCGTAAGAGGAGCTAGAATCAACGGCCTCGATGGTGTGAGAGAAATCTTTGAAGCCACGCTCGTACTCTTGATTATTCATCCTCCATCTGCGTCACTCTTGATTGTTTGGCATTTCAGGGTGGACTCATTCATCAATCAATCCTCCGTTCACACCCAGCTCTGAAAGGATTGTCACTGAGACTGTTTGAGGCGGTTCTGtttccattattcatacattaCCTGTTCAGTAGGCTGACACCAAACTGGTTGACTCCTCATCAGAAGGGTTTGTACACTCTGTATTGGGATGTGTTTGAACATCAGGTAGCACATGTAGGATCAGggggtgtgtttgtttctgtcacagCCCGGATTCCAAACTCCATCAGGAGCACTCTTGCATAACGCGGCAGaatacacacactctgtgatATATAGCTACAGGGCATCATGTACACGCCCTCTGGTTGGCAAATATTATGATCAGACTTATTAACAGCAGTCTTAGTATGAGAGAGTGTTATTAAATCTCCTGTTGTTGAAATGCTTTCTTCCTTCCCCAGCATTTAACCCCTCGTGACACAGACTGATGTGAAGTGTCGTTATGATACGAATAATCTGTCACTTATCCTcgttctgtgttgtgttgtttttaagacgTTCCTGTGCTTGGCTCGGCTCAGTGTGTGAAAAAGTGTGATAGAGAGAAACTGGACGAACCTGCTGGATTTTTCAGATAGCAGGAGCACAGTGTTACCTTTGTTATCTCCTTTTAATACGGTTAATGTTTCCTTTTAACGTGATGTTACAACCTGTAACCTGACcttctttattttataacaGTACGACCTAAGAGAGGCGTAACGACGTGTTTGCTGCAGCATCAGCGAGAAGGGGAAGTGGGTTTCAGTGCTGTCTCATAGCACGGCCTTGAACCGCCACCTAAGCAGAAAAACGCACATTCGAGGCATCATGCTAGTTTCCACTGGTCAGGTGGTTCTCATATACAGAGCACAGGCTTATCTTGGCTCTGCTTATtcctttattttgtgtgtgtgtggtttgataAATCCTGTAGCTGTTATACTCCAAAACTTGGATCCACTCTGCCTTGTAAAGTGTGTGGTTACCTGCTAAAATGCCTGTTAGACTGgaatgctaacagaaacagCCAGCATTTGGCCGGTGGGAGGTGTTACCTTCCCAGTCTGGAAGCCTGTCTTCTTATCACAGCATCATGTTTCTAGCTGCTTCTCATGTTCATTCAGTGTTTCTAACATTCTCGTATATAAAGGTGTGTCTTTTATATCAGCCCACTGATCCATGTCTAATATCAACGTTTGGTTTTTCCAGTCAAGGGTTCTCGGCCAGGGAAGAACGTCCAGCTGACTGAGGGGGAGATCCGTGGCCTCTGCTTAAAGTCCCGTGAAATCTTCCTGAGCCAGCCAATCCTGCTCGAGCTCGAGGCTCCCCTTAAAATTTGTGGTGAGTTTTTTGGTGCAGCGGCTTCAACGTGTGTGAAATATAAACGCCTTGATATTACATTTACATAAACAGAACATTTTGTCCCCTGTGTAAGACAACATGTTCATTAccttttgttgtttcatttaaacCGACAGTTTGCTCATCTGTAATTGCTTGCTTGTTCGGGTTGTTAAGTGTGCACTGACATGCAAGAGCAGCTCCACCCAGTAGCAGCAAGAGTGTGATGTGTAAACTGTGctcctctgctgccccctgcaggTGATGTCCATGGTCAGTACTATGATCTGCTGAGGCTGTTTGAATATGGAGGTTTCCCCCCTGAAAGCAACTACCTGTTCCTGGGTGACTACGTGGACAGAGGGAAGCAGTCACTAGAGACCATCTGCCTGCTTCTAGCCTACAAGATCAAATATCCAGAGAACTTTTTCCTGCTGCGTGGAAACCACGAATGCGCCTCTATTAATCGAATCTATGGCTTTTACGACGAGTGTGAGTGCAGAGTGACTTTATGAACATATCAGACGTGTTCTCCTGACTGTTACACtcacctctcttcctctctcctcttgtttgtAGGTAAGCGACGGTACAACATTAAGCTGTGGAAGACGTTCACAGACTGCTTCAACTGTTTACCCGTGGCGGCCATTGTAGATGAGAAAATCTTCTGCTGTCATGGAGGTACGGCTCgagtaaatcaatcaatctttatttgtatcgctccaaatcacaacaaacgttatctcaagacgcttttacaaacagagcatgtctagaccgtactctatcaaattataaacagagacccaacaccaagacaggataagactcagtctgaccccacctgaacattgcaccttgcagtatttagctagttacagtggcgaggaaaaacatcctttaacaggcagaaacctccagcaggaccagactcatgtgagacacacatctgctgagaccaagttgggtctggaaagagagatagagggagcggtgatagtgatgagacgagtagtagaagctgttgccgttggagtccagcacgtctgtatcagctggagtctggaatgtccacagcaggaggacgtctacggcagctcagaggaacctacgagacaagggagctcagggactccagaaaggtctatggttagtaactttaatgggacaggaagagttaaagtaagtgatgaggggggttggggggaaggtgtgagataggatcccagtgcgtCAGTGCGCCAGATCCCCTGacggtctaagcctatagcagcataactaagacctggtccaagcctgatccagctctaactataagctttatcaaaaaggaaagttttaagtctactcttaaaagtagagagggtgtctgcctcttggaccctgactggtagatgattccaaagtagaggggcctgataactgaaggttctacctcccatactacttttagggACTtaaggtacgatgagcaggcctgcatgttgggagtgtagcaTTCTAGAGGGGTAGTAGGTCACTCTTGAAGATATGAAGGTGCCTGATCATAAACTGTTATGATTGATAACTCGATAACAGGGTCCAGACTAAGAAGTGTGTTTGATGTCCCCCTCCAGGCCTCTCTCCTGATCTTCAGTCCATGGAGCAGATCCGCAGAGTAATGCGACCCACAGACGTGCCTGACCAGGGTTTGTTGTGCGACCTGCTGTGGGCCGACCCGGACAAAGACGTGCTGGGCTGGGGGGAAAACGACCGTGGCGTCTCCTTCACATTCGGGGCAGATGTGGTGGCCAAATTTTTGCACAAACACGACATGGATCTTATATGCAGGGCGCACCAGGTAATGTTCGGGCCACGTACTAGCTTAGACTTGTACTCCTGTATTGTCATATGAAAGGTTGTAGTTTTAATTCTgctcaataaataaatcatgtttacaTACTTCTCTTAACTGAGACGTCTTATTCACGTCCTCAGGTTGTAGAAGATGGTTATGAGTTTTTCGCTAAGAGGCAACTCGTCACTCTATTCTCGGCTCCAAACTACTGCGGAGAGTTCGACAACGCCGGTGCCATGATGAGTGTGGATGAGACGCTCATGTGCTCCTTCCAGGTTTGTGAGGCAGacttgttgtattttgtttaaaggtgacatatcatgctaaatcgactttttaatggttctctacctgaaatatgtgtccctgtctacaaaccccccaaaaagtaaaagaatccattctgcccctgttctgatttctccacctttctgtaaatgtgtgctgaaaccagccgtttcagacttcagtgtttttcatacatcacaacgacatccggtctgtaacaggaagtcagagctcggagcttgttcagcccatagactgtataaaatacaactcaacccctcctccgtttttcattccctgcacacgtgtgtgctaacaaggagcttaggagggaggcatgctagttgtaggctgtcttaataaacacaaaggtcggttttactctccacgtctgcagatttgaagatctagtggatgatttttatttttcatggaaaagtgctagtgctagttagcatagccacatagctacatgttggtcgctgtgtaccaagacacacgtcgacatactgacaaataaaacaacaagaaacactaaatctctgaccaatggttcagaaaggtcctgctgcaggcgcctctccgtcaggatcagattctggatcagattcagagggttgaagtaacgcgggtctgtgagcagccgtgtatattcagccaacatgtaaacattagatcgagagctgaggccacatccacttcctgagggggcgtggtcagagagctcattctcatttaaaggcacagacacagaaaacagcctgttctgagcagggctgaaaaagaggggtttacaggcagaccaaaatctgatttcaaagtgttttttgagcaataaactttaaagacatgttttggggacctcttagaccaatatatgttgatgaaaagagcgtaatatgtcacctttaatagtgTTGGTGAGCAGTCATGTGAATGATGAAGCATGTATGTTGTTTTGTCCTCTTTTGAGTTTaagctttttgtctttgttcaAATCAAACTAAATGAAATCTTCTCTCTGACAGATTCTGAAGCCAGCTGATAAGAAATTGTATCCTTATAGTGGGATAGGAGTGGGATCTGGGAGACCGGTCACCCCGCCGCGAAATTCAGCCAAGGCCGGCAAGGCCAAGAAATAACACCCGCCTGCTCCCCCTCCTACACCCTGACATCCCCCCCTGTTGGCCCAACgcccctttttttcccctctaccTCCCAAACTTGTTTCTCCCTCGTCACCAAATGGcaacaaagcagaaaaatgtCCAGGGTTCAAtcatgctttctctctctctaaaattattttttaactgtttgtgTGCAATTTTTCGTGCGAGTGCGTAACAGAAGAAGCCAGTGATTCGGAGGGAATTGCTGtattatgtttgtatgtttttgttattttttcctctcttttttttttttgccctctgttctgttttcttgtcaTCTTGTAGAGATGAGTTCTCACCCCTCCTGTGATGTAATGTCAGACCCGGgtgcaggggaggaggaggggagaaggagggagtgaGGAGCCTTAGCTGTTTAGGTTAAGGCCCTGCACTGTTTAATGCTAAACACAAGCTTTTGTACATCCTGTTtcagaggtctgtgtgtgtctgtgtgatggggAGGGAGGGATCACATTGCACGGTCAAATTGTAATGGCACATAtctcatacacatacacacacaatgacacacacatacacacacacactggctgcACAGGTGGAAATATGTACAGGTGAATCCTCGTATGAAATGGATTCACGTTGATTGGgtaacttttattttctcttccctATGAAACCAATGATTTGACAGCACGGTCATGGATGTGAAatcgtttttcttttattttgtagatacATAAAACCaacatgatttgattttttttttttctttttagttcaCTGAAAGTTGAcgattaataaaaaaatgtactgtttatttgaattatgcTATCATGCTGATCACTTTGTGTTTGCCATTGCTTTGTCATGTTCACGTCATGATGTCGGCTGTGTTCGGCTGTGCTTGTCTTTGAGTTCGACACCTTGTTATTgaccaagcagcagcagcagctggaggagatgtTTATGAATGAGAATCAGAAATGTGTATTATAATGTGTAATAATTCTGGGCCAGGTGACACTCAAACTTAAAGGGCATCTCACATGTTGCTTCAGTGTGATTTAGCCAAAGATGATTTAAAGCAGAAACTCCTTGTAGACGCGGGTGTTGCCTGTTTCATCACGAGTACAGACTTGATGAGAAATCTCTTCAATGGaaattgtttatatttttctaaTGACCGCCGGGTTAAAAGTAACAAAAAGGGTTTAAGTATTGAAATTGAACAGTTCAGTTTGTTTCTCAATGCCTCACAATACTCACATAATACAATATCACCGTGTGCCGTTTCTGTTTCACGAGTAGTTACTGATATTTATCCGTGCTGGACAAACACAGCGTACTTAAGACTCCCACCGAGGGAGAGCAGTCTTTACGGTTTTTCCATACTCTGCTGTGATCAAAGCGAGATGAGGCGGTGAATCATTGCTCTGACCTTTTCCAGTTTGAAGTGCTCTTCTAGAGACCACTTCAATAGAGTCCGTCATTAAACTAAGAGTGGGTTTATTCTACAGTAAACCCACCACACATGAGAGTTGCGTGGAAATTACTGAGAACTAAAGAAAAGGTGTTTAGATAGAAGTGAAGCAATCTGAGCACATAAGACAAACATGAATCATTCACGGTAGTGTAGAGCATCTTCCCACTGAATCTAGCTAAAAGGTTTTAGCTGCAGCATCAGGTGAATCCTCTGTTCTAACTGTATAGCATTTACTGAATACGTTTGTACGCTTCATAGATGGTGCTATGCAAATTAGCGAGACTGTGGAAGTGCTTCTCAGTTTGTCCTCCTTATCTTTCGGCTGAAATAAGCATGAAGAGCCATAGACAGAGATCAGATACTTTTCACACAGTGTTAAAAATGATCAAGTGGATCCTGTGACAACTGTGAACCCTCAAACAACACCctgctaattttatatttaaaaaaaagaacctcTGCTTCTTTATATAGGCTTATAAAAAAGATATGTCGTATGATACCACTGAATATCACGCCTTGCTCATCAAGCATCTTTCCTTGTTCACTTCAGGCGTACAGGGTGTCCCAGTGAAAACAGTCTATAGTTCAGGACCGGCTGTTTCAACTGGTGTGAGAAATTCTTTCTACAGTGTTTCAGGGTAAATCACTGCCCATTTCTTAGAACCCAAACACGCTCCGTCTCAGCGTGTCTGGCTCTGTTTGTCCCCGTCTGTCATCCTCCTCCAGCCCTCACTCCTAATATTAAGCCAGTAAATAATGGCCCTGGTTGAGTGCGAGGCTTACAGGCATGCTACCCTGTCCCCCACCTTTGTCCTCCCACTTTCTAGGCAAGAGGTTCTCAACCCAGAACCTCCAGgaaatacatgttttgttttctaagaaaattaaaatcagtgTAAGTAAGCTTCATTCAGATTACTGCTGGCTTTATAACAGTTTCACGTACTGAGGgcaggtgtaaaaaaaaaagatgtataatTGGAAGTCATTGTGTGCTCATGTTCAATTCATTTCCAGTAAGATCAACTCAGGAAgttgaatttaaattaaatcaaattgtaTAAGGAagtcatatttatattcatatagtAAAAACGTATATCAATAATCGCCATTTTTACATGATCTTCATAAGTTGGATGACTTGCAGCTTCTGTTGGATAAGTGGAAATGAATCAAGCCCAACTTTGGCATTGGGGGCGGAGCTATGTTCACAGTGACCTGGTGctttaaatgtcacttttgATTTGTAAAGGAAACAGGCCCACCTTTTGTGGATTAAGTTCATATGATGTGGAGAGGAATCTCTAAATGTACAGACGTTATTAGAGTCTAATAGAAGAATAAGAATTAAACCTATGATGAGACCGGTTCATGTCtctaacattaaaaatgatgaaGTGGCTCCTTTAAGAGGTGATATTTAGTACTGAAACATTATAGAACTTGTAGGTCTGTGTCTTTTGACTAACAATGAGGACACTTTCATTCCCATTTTCATAGCTGTACAAACCTTTGcttataacattttttattcttactcTATATTTACTGTTGTTTTTACCTCTAAGAATCTggtctttatttactttttttgttcatattgTTTTTACTGACAAATTTAATGCTAGATACTGCAAGCTTATTAGTGTAGGATTTTATAATCAATCAGGGATGTTTTGCACCATGCACTGTCGCTGGGTAGATTTGAAATTATTAGATAATTAAAgtcaagaagaagaaacagaagatatgaactgtattttttatttgtatttcttttgttttcggATCAATCACAAATTGTCTCTGTTATAaggtagaaataaaaaatagaatttgTATATTCGTGTCTGCTTTTCTTTCCAAATGTACCTGATGACGATGTAACACAGCAGCTTTTTTAATCTGGAATATAGAAGAAGCATCAGCTCCTCCTGAGACAGCACGGGGAGCAGAGTCATTCTATCACCTTCTTCTCTGCCTGCAGACGTTATTTTTCCTGTTTGCTTCTCTCGCCGAGGCTGCCTCTGCTGACACTGAAATATTTTGGCATGAGTCAGAAGTATGggtgtcctcttttttttttttcctgtatgcaagtttatttatttatcagatGTCATCTGATTCATGCAGCACACAGACCAAATCAAACAGAAtcttctgttttaaaaacaaggccACATGTAGCGGCATGGTTTGTATCTCTTCCTCTGTGCATGTCTATCTTTTCCCCTTTCCTTATCTTTGACAGTTGTCTGTCTTTTACTGGCATTTAAGGTGTGAAGCATGCTGGGAAGCATATTCACAACACTTGAGTCAATGAACCAAAACAACTGCATGTTGAAAGTAAAAAACAGCAACCTTTAAATTCTTTGAAACATGTATTTTGTATAAGGAAGAGTTTGAATGTTGCTAATTACAAAGATATAACACCCAACATGGGGTGTCTTCTCGCAGGATGGAAACACTCGCACCAGGTGCCTGAGTGTTTCCTGTTCTGTTCCTGTAAATGATGCTGCAGGCAGCCAGAGGTCCTCTGAAGTGAAGGCACCACCTGTCAGCTCATAGATCATCCTGGTGATTTATGAATCAAACTTGTGTTTAAGTCTTCATCAGACAGCAGCGGCACCAGAGCGTGTGCATGCTGTGTTCTAAAAATAAATGCTGAACatgcacctgtgtgtcattAAGAGATGCAAGCTCTGCTGTGAATTGTTTGTGGATTTATAAGACGTTTTAACACGCAATGTAACTGTTTGCAAGCTTAAATTTGCAGTTCTGAGCCTTGAATGCAGAGaaatttaaaaggctttaacGCTTTAGTAAGACAGCATGAAAAATGACTTATTACATtatctttaaatacatttgCAAAACATAGAATAAGATAAAGGAACAAATTCGAAAATGAGAGTTAATGCAACACATCAGGTTTAAAGAATAGGTTAAAGTTACTATAAGAATAAAGTTCCTGGAGCTCATTCTCCCTTTTCAATTTGAGTTGCTTCTATAAAGTGGGTCAGGGTGAATCGACATGGACTTTGACATCGTGAACTCAAAGGTAGATTGTTTTCTTCCCATTCCTTTTTCTTAAATAGTTTATCAGGTGTATAGGTTTGTGCACTTCAAATAATCTGGAAGATTATCTGTTGACTAAAGGTCAACTGGGAGTTTCTTCTCGTAAGTGCTGCAACATTTGAGTTTCCTTTCTAACAAAGAATCCCTGTCTTCAacatatctttatttatgaTAGTGTTTTAAGAAAGCTGTCATTTGTATCCTATCATAAGAATATAGTATAACAAAGATCATTtccatgttttaaactgtatgaacattttattttgaacacGTCTCAGCTCCATTTGCAAAGCCTCTGATGTCTCAATACTTTGCAACCTGGAAATGAGCAGACAAGCCTGTTATCAAGTTTGTTATGATAGCTTTTTCCACCACGTCAttatttcacttcacttcaagctgataaacaaaacaaataactgACAAATCATCTACTTTCTTAACGAGCTGAGACTGGATTTATCCTCCTTCTTCACGTAAATCACAAACctgtgaaagttaaaacaacCTAATAACACAAATGATCTTAAATAGAAACGTTTTGATGCATTTTCTTGACCCACTTGGCTCCtccttcattctttttttttttcttcccaactttagatgtacataacaaacaataggtacattcagaaggagcatcatacataaacaatcattagggacacagaaacaacacagcTTCAGTTGTTAATTTAAGGTTAATGAGAAAATTatacatacatagaaaataaataataagataagTTGAGTAAGGAGAGGGAAGGATTTTACAATTCAGTCAGGGATTCTTTTAGGGAATCGTATATTTGAAGTGCTCTtggtcctttcattattttcaatgattttaggtATTTCtggaattcatttagaaaaacaacaaatttagGGGGAGATTTCTtagtcctgtttt is part of the Notolabrus celidotus isolate fNotCel1 chromosome 20, fNotCel1.pri, whole genome shotgun sequence genome and harbors:
- the ppp1caa gene encoding protein phosphatase 1, catalytic subunit, alpha isozyme a, which codes for MAEPDKLNIDSIIQRLLEVKGSRPGKNVQLTEGEIRGLCLKSREIFLSQPILLELEAPLKICGDVHGQYYDLLRLFEYGGFPPESNYLFLGDYVDRGKQSLETICLLLAYKIKYPENFFLLRGNHECASINRIYGFYDECKRRYNIKLWKTFTDCFNCLPVAAIVDEKIFCCHGGLSPDLQSMEQIRRVMRPTDVPDQGLLCDLLWADPDKDVLGWGENDRGVSFTFGADVVAKFLHKHDMDLICRAHQVVEDGYEFFAKRQLVTLFSAPNYCGEFDNAGAMMSVDETLMCSFQILKPADKKLYPYSGIGVGSGRPVTPPRNSAKAGKAKK